One genomic region from Stackebrandtia nassauensis DSM 44728 encodes:
- a CDS encoding alpha/beta fold hydrolase — translation MYAAAGARFIDLPTYPFQRERFWLRDNVSAATPKPVPAVRAPAPPAAEPEAGTTGDLLTMVRTEAAAALGYASAEDVEADDDFQELGFDSLAAVELRERLVDATGLTLAEEVALEYPTPVALARYLAERLGGDTGGSVPEPVSGPGAGLAGLFVRACADGQIVEANDLTLRMAAFREKYSGVSASPPRATTLTKGTAEPVLVCFPSFAWKYSPYYYAKLAASFEGGQSVIAVDLPGFAGHEPLPSTLDDLIATLADAATRAAAGRRFALLGHSEGGRLASLVAEYLEDQGEHPEAVILLDTIEWVTDIDHNETLKALYRLLVEQVDTRQPTSDGEAWITARAQYLTFEFPTPRPKAPSLLMRATGRLPGWRNEDARSEVRWEHTAVDVAGDHFSMLAEHAPESARTVANWLSDSIGDQKA, via the coding sequence ATGTACGCCGCCGCCGGAGCCCGGTTCATCGACCTGCCGACCTACCCGTTCCAGCGCGAACGCTTCTGGTTGCGGGACAACGTTTCCGCGGCGACGCCGAAACCGGTCCCGGCCGTACGGGCACCGGCCCCGCCCGCCGCCGAACCGGAGGCCGGGACGACCGGGGACCTGCTGACCATGGTGCGCACGGAGGCCGCCGCGGCCCTGGGTTACGCCAGTGCCGAGGACGTCGAGGCCGACGACGATTTCCAGGAGCTCGGCTTCGATTCCCTCGCGGCCGTGGAACTGCGGGAACGACTCGTCGACGCGACCGGTCTGACCTTGGCGGAAGAGGTCGCCCTGGAGTACCCGACCCCGGTGGCGCTGGCGCGCTACCTGGCCGAACGGCTCGGCGGCGATACCGGTGGCTCCGTCCCCGAACCGGTTTCCGGGCCGGGCGCGGGACTGGCGGGCCTGTTCGTCCGCGCGTGCGCCGACGGACAGATCGTCGAGGCCAACGACCTCACCCTCCGGATGGCCGCGTTCCGCGAGAAGTACTCCGGCGTCTCGGCGTCCCCGCCGCGCGCCACGACGCTGACGAAGGGCACCGCTGAGCCGGTGCTGGTGTGCTTCCCGTCGTTCGCGTGGAAGTACAGCCCGTACTACTACGCGAAACTCGCCGCGTCCTTCGAAGGCGGACAGAGCGTGATCGCCGTCGATCTGCCCGGCTTCGCCGGGCACGAGCCACTACCGTCCACGCTGGACGACCTGATCGCCACGCTCGCCGATGCCGCGACCCGGGCGGCGGCGGGGCGTCGCTTCGCGCTGCTCGGTCACTCCGAAGGGGGCAGGCTGGCGAGCCTCGTCGCCGAATACCTGGAAGACCAGGGCGAGCATCCCGAAGCCGTGATCCTCCTCGACACCATCGAATGGGTCACCGACATCGACCACAACGAAACCCTCAAGGCCCTCTACCGCCTCCTGGTGGAGCAAGTGGACACGCGCCAGCCCACATCGGACGGCGAGGCGTGGATCACCGCCCGGGCGCAGTACCTCACGTTCGAATTCCCGACACCGCGTCCGAAGGCGCCGAGCCTGCTGATGCGGGCCACCGGGAGGTTGCCGGGCTGGCGGAACGAGGACGCTCGATCCGAGGTGCGATGGGAGCACACGGCCGTGGACGTCGCGGGCGACCACTTCTCGATGCTCGCCGAACACGCGCCCGAAAGCGCCCGGACGGTGGCGAACTGGCTGAGTGACTCAATCGGAGACCAGAAAGCGTAG